One genomic segment of Ignavibacteriota bacterium includes these proteins:
- the rplD gene encoding 50S ribosomal protein L4 gives MNLDVYKIDGSKTGNQITLNESIFGIEPNDHVIYLSVKAHLANKRQGTHKAKERNEVSGGGKKPWKQKGRGGARAGSSRSPLWVGGGTIFGPKPRNYSLTINKKVNKLARKSALSYKAKAEQIVVVEDFNFDSPKTKDFISILKSLKLDGKKTLLLTADNLVNVYKSGRNVDRINILEATNASTYDLLNNQILLVQKGAIEKIEKILN, from the coding sequence ATGAATTTAGATGTTTATAAAATAGATGGTTCGAAAACTGGTAATCAAATTACTCTTAATGAGAGTATATTTGGAATTGAACCAAACGATCATGTGATTTATTTATCTGTTAAGGCTCACTTAGCAAATAAAAGACAAGGCACACATAAAGCAAAAGAAAGAAATGAAGTTAGCGGCGGTGGTAAAAAACCGTGGAAGCAAAAAGGAAGAGGCGGAGCAAGAGCTGGTTCTTCAAGATCTCCTTTGTGGGTTGGCGGTGGAACTATTTTCGGTCCAAAGCCAAGAAATTATTCACTAACCATAAATAAAAAAGTGAATAAACTTGCAAGAAAATCAGCTTTATCATATAAAGCAAAAGCTGAACAAATTGTTGTTGTTGAAGATTTCAATTTTGATTCACCAAAAACAAAAGATTTTATATCAATTTTGAAATCACTAAAACTTGATGGCAAAAAAACATTACTTCTAACAGCTGATAATTTGGTAAATGTTTATAAATCCGGAAGAAATGTTGATAGAATAAACATTTTAGAAGCAACTAATGCATCTACTTATGATCTTTTGAACAATCAAATTTTACTAGTTCAAAAAGGTGCAATAGAAAAAATTGAAAAAATTCTAAATTAA
- the rpsC gene encoding 30S ribosomal protein S3, producing MGQKTNPIGLRVGKIRGWESNWYESKSYASKLKEDKEIRSYIRQRLTKAGVSRIIINRTSKNVILTIHTSRPGVVIGKSGKEISQLEQELKKVINKEVKVQINEIKRPELDAFLVGENIATQLKGRVSFRRAMKQAITSSMRMGAEGIRVMCAGRLGGAEMARTEQYKEGRIPLHTIRADIDYATTTAHTIYGAIGVKVWICRGEILGKRVTE from the coding sequence TTGGGTCAAAAAACTAATCCAATAGGTCTTAGAGTAGGAAAAATTCGTGGTTGGGAATCAAATTGGTATGAAAGTAAAAGTTATGCTTCAAAATTAAAAGAAGATAAGGAAATTAGGTCTTATATTAGACAAAGATTAACAAAAGCTGGTGTATCAAGAATTATTATTAATAGAACTTCAAAAAATGTAATTTTAACAATTCATACATCAAGACCTGGCGTTGTTATTGGAAAAAGTGGAAAAGAAATTTCTCAATTAGAGCAAGAATTAAAGAAAGTTATAAATAAAGAAGTTAAAGTACAGATAAATGAAATTAAAAGACCAGAACTTGATGCATTTTTGGTTGGAGAAAATATTGCTACACAATTAAAAGGAAGAGTTTCTTTTAGAAGAGCAATGAAACAAGCAATTACTTCTTCAATGAGAATGGGTGCTGAAGGAATAAGAGTTATGTGTGCTGGAAGATTAGGAGGAGCAGAAATGGCTCGTACCGAACAATATAAAGAAGGAAGAATTCCATTACATACAATAAGAGCTGATATAGATTATGCAACAACAACAGCTCATACAATTTACGGAGCAATTGGAGTAAAAGTTTGGATTTGTCGCGGCGAAATTTTAGGCAAAAGAGTAACCGAATAA
- the fusA gene encoding elongation factor G, protein MAVKRVDISKVRNIGIMAHIDAGKTTTTERILYYTGRVHKLGEVHDGAATMDWMEQEKERGITITSAATTAEWKGHQINIIDTPGHVDFTVEVERSLRVLDGAIALFCAVGGVEPQSETVWRQADKYKVPRIAFVNKMDRVGADFYHAVDMMKERLGANAVPITLPIGEGDMFAGVIDLMSMKARMYNEDTLGSIFEDIEIPTDLMGVTNKYRTLMLEAVSDVDDSLLEKYLEGKEITEAEIKSVLRKATIELKIIPVLCGSSFKNKGVQKLLDTVIDVLPSPVDTPEIQAHHIFKDDKVIRKVDEKEKFTGLAFKIMTDPYVGKLTFVRVYTGSLKAGSYVYNSVSDKKERVGRILEMHANHRADVEEIRAGDIVAFVGLKNTRTGDTLCTEEDAIILEKMAFPQPVIQIAIEPKTKADQDKLSEALQKLSDEDPTFKVMVDDETNQTLISGMGELHLEILVDRMKREFKVDANVGKPQVAYRETITQTVQAEGKFVKQSGGRGKYGHVWLEISPNTPGKGFEFENGIVGGVVPKEYITPVSNGVQEAMKNGVLAGYPVVDVKVRIFDGSYHDVDSDEISFKVAGSMGFKAGAKKANPIILEPLMSVEVTTPEEYLGDVMGDLNSRRGKIEGFTSRKDAQVIKATAPLAEMFGYATTVRSMTQGRAIYSMQFLRYSEVPKSVAQEIIEKTQSNKITAS, encoded by the coding sequence ATGGCTGTAAAAAGAGTTGACATATCAAAAGTAAGAAATATCGGCATTATGGCTCATATAGATGCTGGTAAAACGACGACGACAGAGAGAATTCTGTACTATACTGGCAGAGTACATAAATTAGGTGAAGTTCATGATGGCGCGGCTACGATGGATTGGATGGAACAGGAAAAAGAAAGAGGAATTACAATTACAAGTGCTGCTACAACTGCTGAATGGAAAGGTCATCAAATAAATATAATTGATACTCCCGGACACGTTGATTTTACTGTAGAGGTTGAAAGATCTTTAAGAGTACTTGATGGAGCGATTGCATTATTTTGCGCTGTTGGTGGTGTTGAGCCACAATCAGAAACAGTTTGGAGACAAGCAGACAAATATAAAGTTCCAAGAATTGCATTTGTAAACAAAATGGATAGAGTAGGCGCAGATTTTTATCATGCTGTTGATATGATGAAAGAAAGATTAGGCGCTAATGCTGTTCCGATAACCTTACCGATTGGCGAAGGTGATATGTTTGCAGGCGTTATTGATTTAATGTCAATGAAAGCAAGAATGTATAATGAAGATACTTTGGGTTCAATTTTTGAAGATATTGAAATCCCAACAGACTTGATGGGAGTTACAAACAAGTACAGAACACTTATGTTGGAAGCTGTTTCGGATGTGGATGATTCTTTGCTTGAAAAATATTTAGAAGGTAAAGAAATCACAGAAGCAGAAATTAAAAGTGTTTTAAGAAAAGCAACAATTGAATTAAAAATTATTCCAGTACTTTGTGGTTCATCATTTAAGAATAAAGGTGTTCAAAAATTATTAGATACTGTTATTGATGTTTTGCCGTCACCAGTTGATACACCAGAAATACAAGCTCATCATATATTTAAGGATGATAAAGTTATAAGAAAAGTTGATGAGAAAGAAAAATTTACTGGTCTTGCATTTAAAATTATGACGGATCCCTACGTGGGAAAATTGACATTTGTTAGAGTTTATACGGGAAGTTTAAAAGCCGGTTCGTATGTTTATAATTCTGTTTCTGATAAAAAAGAAAGAGTTGGAAGAATTTTAGAAATGCATGCAAATCATAGAGCAGATGTAGAAGAAATTAGAGCGGGAGATATTGTTGCGTTTGTTGGATTGAAAAATACAAGAACTGGTGATACACTTTGTACCGAAGAAGATGCAATTATTCTTGAAAAAATGGCATTCCCTCAACCTGTTATTCAAATTGCAATTGAACCTAAAACAAAAGCTGATCAAGATAAATTGTCGGAAGCATTACAAAAATTATCAGATGAGGATCCAACATTTAAGGTTATGGTTGATGATGAAACAAACCAAACTTTGATTAGCGGTATGGGTGAATTGCATTTGGAAATACTTGTAGATAGAATGAAAAGAGAATTTAAGGTTGATGCAAATGTTGGAAAACCGCAAGTAGCTTATAGAGAAACAATTACTCAAACAGTACAAGCTGAAGGTAAATTTGTTAAGCAAAGCGGCGGTAGAGGAAAATACGGTCACGTTTGGTTGGAAATTTCTCCCAATACTCCTGGAAAAGGTTTTGAGTTTGAAAATGGTATTGTTGGTGGAGTTGTTCCAAAAGAATATATTACACCAGTTTCAAATGGTGTTCAAGAAGCAATGAAAAATGGAGTGCTTGCCGGTTATCCAGTTGTTGATGTAAAAGTTAGGATTTTTGACGGTTCGTATCATGATGTGGATTCTGATGAAATTTCCTTTAAGGTTGCCGGTTCAATGGGATTCAAAGCAGGCGCAAAAAAGGCTAATCCGATTATTCTTGAACCTTTGATGAGTGTAGAAGTTACAACTCCAGAAGAATATTTGGGAGATGTAATGGGAGATTTAAACTCACGAAGAGGGAAAATAGAAGGATTTACTTCAAGAAAGGATGCACAAGTTATTAAAGCTACAGCTCCATTAGCAGAAATGTTTGGTTACGCAACTACTGTAAGATCTATGACACAAGGAAGAGCAATTTATTCAATGCAATTTTTAAGATATTCAGAGGTACCAAAATCCGTAGCTCAAGAAATTATTGAAAAAACACAATCAAATAAAATTACTGCAAGTTAA
- the rpsJ gene encoding 30S ribosomal protein S10 gives MAGQKIRIRLKSYDHILIDKSTDKIIKTVKSTGAVVSGPIPLPTDRTLYTVLRSPHVDKKSRDQFEIRSHKRIIDIHNSNNKTVDSLSKLDIPAGVDIEIKL, from the coding sequence GTGGCTGGTCAAAAAATAAGAATTAGATTAAAATCATATGATCATATTTTGATTGATAAATCTACAGATAAAATTATTAAAACTGTTAAAAGTACTGGAGCTGTTGTATCTGGACCTATTCCATTGCCGACAGACAGAACATTATATACAGTTTTAAGATCACCGCACGTTGATAAAAAATCAAGAGATCAATTTGAAATTAGATCTCATAAAAGAATAATTGATATTCATAATTCAAATAACAAAACCGTCGATTCCTTAAGTAAATTGGATATACCGGCGGGTGTTGATATAGAGATTAAGTTATAA
- the tuf gene encoding elongation factor Tu, whose translation MAKEKFDRSKPHVNIGTIGHVDHGKTTLTAAITMSLSKKGLSVKRTFDSIDNAPEERERGITIATAHVEYSTANRHYAHVDCPGHADYVKNMITGAAQMDGAILVVAATDGPMPQTREHILLARQVGVPKMVVFMNKVDMVDDPELIDLVEMELRELLTQYEFPGDEIPIVKGSALKALEASSDDSIPATDERMNCIWELMDAVDSYVPIPERSVDKPFIMPVEDVFSITGRGTVATGRVERGQVKLGEEVELIGLGVHKKTVVTGIEMFRKELDAAMAGDNAGILMRGVDKNEIQRGMVLAKTGSITPHKIFEGEVYILSKEEGGRHTPFFNGYRPQFYFRTTDVTGVATLPEGTEMVMPGDKVNMKVELITEIAMDEGLRFAIREGGRTVGAGLVTKIYQ comes from the coding sequence ATGGCAAAAGAAAAATTTGATAGGAGTAAGCCTCACGTTAATATTGGTACTATTGGACATGTTGATCATGGTAAAACTACTCTAACAGCTGCAATTACAATGTCATTATCTAAAAAAGGACTTTCTGTAAAACGAACTTTTGATAGTATTGATAACGCACCTGAAGAAAGAGAAAGAGGTATTACTATTGCTACAGCACATGTAGAATATTCAACTGCTAACAGACATTATGCTCATGTTGATTGTCCTGGCCATGCTGACTATGTTAAAAACATGATTACCGGTGCTGCTCAGATGGACGGTGCAATCCTTGTTGTTGCCGCTACTGACGGACCTATGCCTCAAACTCGTGAACATATACTTTTAGCTCGTCAAGTTGGTGTTCCTAAAATGGTTGTATTTATGAATAAAGTTGATATGGTTGATGATCCTGAGCTTATTGATTTAGTTGAAATGGAATTAAGAGAATTGCTGACTCAATATGAATTCCCTGGTGATGAAATTCCAATTGTTAAAGGTTCTGCACTTAAAGCTCTTGAAGCATCAAGTGATGATTCAATTCCAGCAACTGATGAAAGAATGAATTGCATATGGGAACTTATGGATGCAGTTGATTCGTATGTTCCAATACCCGAAAGAAGTGTAGATAAGCCGTTTATTATGCCAGTTGAAGACGTTTTCTCAATTACTGGTCGTGGAACAGTTGCTACAGGTAGAGTAGAAAGAGGACAAGTTAAATTAGGTGAAGAAGTTGAATTGATTGGTCTTGGAGTTCATAAGAAAACAGTTGTAACCGGTATTGAAATGTTTAGAAAAGAATTAGATGCAGCTATGGCTGGTGATAATGCTGGTATTTTGATGAGAGGCGTTGATAAAAATGAAATTCAGAGAGGAATGGTTCTTGCAAAAACCGGGTCTATTACACCTCACAAAATTTTTGAAGGGGAAGTTTATATTTTATCAAAAGAAGAAGGTGGAAGACATACACCATTCTTTAACGGATATCGCCCACAATTCTATTTTAGAACAACCGACGTAACTGGTGTTGCAACTTTACCAGAAGGTACAGAAATGGTTATGCCCGGAGATAAAGTAAATATGAAAGTTGAATTGATTACTGAAATAGCAATGGATGAAGGTTTAAGATTTGCTATTCGTGAAGGCGGTAGAACAGTTGGTGCTGGACTCGTTACAAAAATTTATCAATAA
- a CDS encoding 30S ribosomal protein S12, translating to MPTISQLVRKGRTQILAKNKAPALNACPQKRGVCTRVYTTTPKKPNSALRKVARVRLTNGNEVTAYIPGEGHNLQEHSIVLIRGGRIKDLPGVRYHIIRGALDTSGVDERKKGRSKYGTKKPKSK from the coding sequence GTGCCAACAATAAGTCAGTTGGTTAGAAAAGGTAGAACACAAATTCTTGCAAAAAACAAGGCACCGGCATTAAATGCTTGTCCACAAAAACGCGGAGTTTGTACCAGGGTTTATACAACAACCCCTAAAAAACCAAATTCTGCATTAAGAAAAGTTGCAAGAGTTCGTTTAACAAATGGTAATGAAGTAACAGCATATATTCCTGGAGAAGGACATAATTTACAAGAGCATTCAATTGTTCTAATTAGAGGTGGAAGAATTAAAGATTTACCAGGAGTTAGATATCACATTATCAGAGGCGCCTTAGATACAAGCGGTGTTGATGAAAGAAAAAAAGGTAGATCTAAATACGGCACTAAAAAACCAAAATCAAAATAA
- the rpsG gene encoding 30S ribosomal protein S7, with protein MRKRRAEKRYIKPDPKYNDLLVAKFINYIMWDGKKTVARKVVYGSFELLEEKTKKPALDVFKKAVGNVQPYVEVRSRRVGGATYQVPMEVRPERRVALAFRWLKNYSRDRKDKTMTAKLAAELLAASNGEGSAVKKKEDVHRMAEANKAFAHFKW; from the coding sequence ATGAGAAAAAGACGAGCAGAAAAAAGATACATTAAACCAGATCCAAAGTATAATGATTTATTAGTAGCAAAATTTATCAATTATATTATGTGGGATGGTAAAAAAACCGTTGCAAGAAAAGTTGTTTACGGTAGTTTTGAACTTTTAGAAGAGAAAACAAAGAAACCTGCTCTTGACGTCTTTAAGAAAGCAGTTGGAAATGTTCAACCATATGTCGAAGTTAGAAGTCGAAGAGTTGGCGGTGCAACATATCAAGTTCCGATGGAAGTTAGACCAGAAAGAAGAGTTGCATTAGCATTTAGATGGTTAAAGAATTATTCAAGAGATAGAAAAGATAAAACTATGACTGCAAAATTAGCTGCTGAATTATTAGCTGCTTCAAATGGTGAAGGTTCTGCAGTTAAGAAAAAAGAAGATGTTCATAGAATGGCTGAAGCAAACAAAGCGTTTGCTCATTTCAAATGGTAA
- the rplC gene encoding 50S ribosomal protein L3, translating to MPGLLGKKLGMTNVFNQEGNFLPVTILEVGPCKIFAKKTIEKDGYKAIQLGFGRRKQKNLNNSQKVFFAKMNSEAAHILREFKNYSNVDELNIGEDLNTSLFNEGDKVTVTGTTKGKGFQGVMRRHGFGGVGGTTHGQSDRLRAPGSIGASSFPSRVFKGQRMAGRTGNDRKTIKSVKIVKIIPDKNLILVKGPVPGAINSIIEINK from the coding sequence ATGCCAGGGTTGTTAGGAAAAAAATTAGGAATGACAAATGTTTTCAATCAAGAAGGGAACTTTTTACCAGTTACCATTCTTGAGGTTGGTCCTTGCAAAATTTTTGCAAAAAAGACAATTGAAAAAGATGGTTATAAAGCAATTCAATTGGGATTTGGACGTAGAAAACAAAAAAATCTTAATAATTCACAAAAAGTATTTTTCGCTAAAATGAATTCCGAAGCTGCACATATTTTGCGTGAATTTAAAAATTACTCAAATGTTGACGAGCTTAATATTGGCGAAGATTTAAATACAAGTCTTTTTAATGAAGGTGATAAAGTTACTGTTACCGGAACTACAAAAGGAAAAGGCTTTCAAGGTGTAATGAGAAGACATGGTTTTGGCGGAGTTGGTGGAACAACTCATGGGCAGAGCGATCGTTTAAGAGCTCCCGGATCAATTGGAGCAAGCTCATTCCCATCAAGAGTTTTCAAAGGTCAGAGAATGGCTGGTAGAACTGGAAATGATAGAAAAACAATAAAGAGTGTTAAGATTGTTAAAATTATTCCGGATAAAAATTTAATATTAGTAAAGGGACCTGTTCCTGGAGCTATTAATTCTATAATTGAAATCAATAAGTAA
- the rplB gene encoding 50S ribosomal protein L2, with protein sequence MAIRKFKPNTPGTRFMSVSNFAEITKSEPEKSLTSSLNKSGGRNNLGRVTSRHIGGGHKRKYRIIDFKRDKDGIPAKVFSIEYDPNRSARIALLHYIDGEKRYILAPNGLVVGSIVQSGEGSEIRIGNALKLKDLPLGSVIHNVELKPGKGGQIGRSAGAEIQLTAREGKYAQLKMPSGEVRLVSVECKATYGTVGNSSHENISLGKAGRTRWLGRRSKVRGVAMNPVDHPMGGGEGKTSGGGHPVSPWGQKAKGLKTRKVVNESNKYIIKRRKS encoded by the coding sequence ATGGCAATAAGAAAATTTAAACCAAATACACCCGGAACAAGATTTATGTCGGTTTCCAATTTTGCGGAAATTACAAAATCTGAACCAGAAAAATCATTAACTTCATCATTGAATAAATCTGGTGGAAGAAATAATCTTGGAAGAGTTACATCACGTCATATTGGCGGCGGACATAAAAGAAAATATAGAATTATAGATTTTAAACGTGATAAAGATGGAATTCCGGCAAAAGTATTTTCAATAGAATATGATCCAAACAGATCAGCAAGAATAGCTTTATTACATTACATTGATGGTGAAAAAAGATATATTTTAGCTCCAAATGGATTGGTTGTTGGAAGTATTGTTCAATCCGGAGAAGGCAGTGAAATTCGAATTGGAAATGCATTAAAATTAAAAGATTTACCTTTAGGAAGTGTTATTCATAATGTAGAGTTAAAACCTGGTAAAGGCGGACAAATTGGAAGATCTGCCGGAGCTGAAATTCAATTAACTGCTCGCGAAGGAAAATATGCACAACTGAAAATGCCTTCCGGTGAAGTAAGATTAGTAAGTGTTGAATGTAAAGCAACTTACGGAACTGTCGGAAATTCATCGCATGAGAATATTAGTTTAGGAAAAGCTGGTAGAACAAGATGGTTAGGAAGAAGATCAAAAGTTAGAGGTGTTGCGATGAACCCAGTTGATCACCCAATGGGTGGTGGTGAAGGTAAAACTTCAGGTGGCGGCCATCCTGTATCACCATGGGGACAAAAAGCTAAAGGTTTGAAAACTAGAAAAGTTGTTAACGAATCAAATAAATATATCATAAAAAGAAGAAAAAGCTAG
- the rplW gene encoding 50S ribosomal protein L23: MRNILIRPLITEKMNALSEEKKQYGFVVNVNSNKIEIAKAIKTKFNVDVVYVNTIKYKGKRKSQFTKKGRFEGRTASFKKAIITLKEGQTIDLFGEA; this comes from the coding sequence ATGAGAAACATATTAATTAGACCTTTAATTACAGAAAAGATGAATGCTTTATCCGAAGAAAAAAAGCAATATGGATTTGTTGTTAATGTAAACTCCAATAAAATTGAAATAGCAAAAGCAATTAAAACGAAATTTAATGTAGATGTTGTTTATGTAAATACAATAAAATATAAAGGGAAGAGAAAATCACAATTTACTAAAAAAGGTAGATTTGAAGGTAGAACCGCTTCCTTTAAAAAAGCAATTATAACCTTAAAAGAAGGTCAAACTATAGATTTGTTTGGTGAAGCTTAG
- the rplV gene encoding 50S ribosomal protein L22, protein MEAQATHRYIGTSPRKMRLVIDLIRGKSVDKAIELLHFNPKHPSKDAEKVLRSAISNLFNKDEQSKHEPSDLFVKEAYVNAGPSIKRILPAPMGRAYKIIKRSNHVTIVVALKKTLQEG, encoded by the coding sequence ATGGAAGCACAAGCTACTCACAGATACATTGGTACATCACCAAGGAAAATGAGATTAGTTATTGATCTAATAAGAGGAAAATCAGTTGATAAAGCAATTGAACTTCTTCACTTTAATCCAAAACATCCTTCAAAAGATGCGGAAAAAGTTTTAAGATCAGCAATATCTAATCTTTTTAATAAGGATGAACAGTCAAAGCATGAACCTTCGGATTTATTTGTTAAAGAAGCTTATGTTAATGCTGGTCCTTCAATCAAAAGAATTCTGCCGGCACCAATGGGAAGAGCTTATAAAATAATAAAAAGATCAAATCATGTAACAATTGTGGTAGCGTTAAAAAAAACTTTGCAGGAGGGTTAA
- the rpsS gene encoding 30S ribosomal protein S19 — MPRSVKKGPFIDLKLLAKVQTMNQSGQKKIIKTWSRSSTISPEFVGHTIAVHNGNKMIPVYISENMVGHKLGEFSPTRIFRGHPGTKAEKASKMKK, encoded by the coding sequence ATGCCAAGATCGGTTAAAAAAGGTCCATTTATTGACTTAAAATTACTTGCAAAAGTTCAAACAATGAATCAATCTGGACAGAAAAAAATTATTAAAACATGGTCAAGATCTAGTACAATTTCACCAGAATTTGTTGGACATACAATTGCGGTACACAATGGCAATAAAATGATTCCAGTTTATATTTCTGAAAATATGGTTGGACATAAATTAGGTGAATTTTCGCCTACAAGAATATTTAGAGGTCATCCAGGTACTAAAGCTGAAAAAGCTTCAAAAATGAAAAAATAG